From the genome of Cystobacter fuscus DSM 2262:
AAGGTGGGCACGGCCAGCCGCAGCATCGGCCTGGGCCTCTACATCGTGAATCACATCGTGAATGCTCACGGCGGGCGCGTGGAGGTGCGCTCCAGCACGGCCGAGGGCACGACCTTCACCGTGCGGTTGCCCCGCGGCTGACGAAGAAGCGCGCCCAGAGCAGCCCGCTCACCTCGGCCACCAGGACGCCCAGCACGATGAGGCCGCCGCCCACCCACTCGCGCGGGCCGAGCCGCTCGTGGCCGACCCCCACCGAGGACAGCGCCGCGAAGACGGGCTCCGTGCAACAGAAGAGCGCCACGCGCACCGCCGTCGTGCGGGCCTGCGCCCACACCTGCAGGGTGAGCGCCAGGGCACTGGCGGCGACGCCGCAGAACAGCGCCGCGCCCACGAAGGAAGGTGTCCAGTGCACCCGCGCGCCGGTGAAGGGCAGGCAGAGCACGGACAGCAGCGCCACCACCCAGAGCTGCACCGCCACGAGTGCCACCACGTCCGTCTTCGAGGCGATGCGGTCGGTGAAGAGGATGTGGAAGGCATAGGCCGCCGCGCCCCCCAGCGTCAGGACATCCCCCAGGGAGAGTCCCTCGCGCAGGTTCGCGCCGGTGAGCACGTAGAGTCCCGCCACCGCTATCGCCACGCCCGCCCACGAGGAGGCGCTCGGCATCCGGCGGAAGAACGCCCAGCCCAGCACCGGCACCAGCACCACGTACGTCCCGGTGATGAAGGCCGAGCGCGACGGCGTGGTGGACACCAACCCCAGCGTCTGCATGGCGAAGCACAGGAAGAGGAGCACGCCCA
Proteins encoded in this window:
- a CDS encoding DMT family transporter, whose amino-acid sequence is MSTPLVTPGPRASLERLQVDGVLLLMNALWGVTFVMVKDALGHGDPFSFLGLRFCIGALTLSALARRKMLERDTLLRGGALGVLLFLCFAMQTLGLVSTTPSRSAFITGTYVVLVPVLGWAFFRRMPSASSWAGVAIAVAGLYVLTGANLREGLSLGDVLTLGGAAAYAFHILFTDRIASKTDVVALVAVQLWVVALLSVLCLPFTGARVHWTPSFVGAALFCGVAASALALTLQVWAQARTTAVRVALFCCTEPVFAALSSVGVGHERLGPREWVGGGLIVLGVLVAEVSGLLWARFFVSRGATAR